A section of the Larus michahellis chromosome 1, bLarMic1.1, whole genome shotgun sequence genome encodes:
- the SMCO3 gene encoding single-pass membrane and coiled-coil domain-containing protein 3 has protein sequence MMLSDLLYPDNPKRRQELIHLHQELLDCMSTNFRATNELAGVLNEHLGCTITHIQMRESSTVKENCDIIIQAMSEIQHQVQKIDSDMKEKLEPVLYQKLYDIKEPELEKIAIAHKVFSIVLGEATSTAGMVAIKLLGSNLMTLTVSKLVSLLAQIGASVLGGISITVLGLGIEMILHAILGAVERNQLLTAVKSYEKHLAEFKAASEKYQRAIREVTSSVRQQVQ, from the coding sequence ATGATGCTGAGCGACCTCCTGTACCCAGATAACCCCAAGAGAAGGCAAGAATTGATCCATCTGCACCAGGAATTGCTCGATTGCATGTCCACAAATTTCCGTGCAACAAATGAGCTGGCTGGAGTGCTAAATGAACACCTGGGCTGTACCATCACCCACATTCAGATGAGAGAGAGCAGCACCGTCAAGGAAAACTGTGACATTATCATTCAAGCAATGAGTGAGATTCAGCATCAGGTACAGAAGATTGATAGTGACATGAAGGAAAAGCTGGAGCCTGTGCTGTACCAGAAGCTCTATGACATCAAAGAGCCTGAGCTGGAGAAAATTGCAATAGCCCATAAAGTTTTTTCAATTGTTCTCGGAGAAGCAACCTCAACAGCTGGGATGGTAGCTATCAAACTGCTTGGCTCCAATCTTATGACTCTCACTGTGAGCAAGCTCGTCAGTCTCCTTGCGCAGATTGGGGCATCTGTTCTTGGGGGAATCAGCATCACTGTTCTCGGGCTTGGCATTGAAATGATCCTCCACGCCAtcctgggagctgtggagaggaATCAGCTTCTGACGGCTGTGAAAAGCTACGAGAAGCATCTGGCTGAGTTTAAAGCAGCTTCAGAAAAGTACCAGCGTGCCATACGTGAAGTGACTTCTTCAGTGAGACAGCAGGTTCAGTGA